The Candidatus Hydrogenedens sp. genome has a window encoding:
- a CDS encoding outer membrane lipoprotein-sorting protein, with the protein MKHVSILLTAIVAVFLLMPKGFSQDLTDVNEIVKKANHSAYYKGNDGKARVKMTIKDAQNRERTRELTILRKNMDDKDEEQRFYVYFHQPADVRDTVFMVHKHVGKDDDRWLYLPALDVVKRIAASDERTSFVGSHFFYEDVSGRGIDEDNHELIETTQNFYVIKNTPKDPKSVEFDSYKVYVHKGTFIPVKAEFEKGGKVYRVAEALEVKEIQGYPTVIKSKMTDTNIGGETLLEYSDVQYDINLPDDIFTERYLRKAPREYLK; encoded by the coding sequence ATGAAACATGTATCCATTCTATTAACAGCAATCGTGGCCGTTTTCCTGCTCATGCCAAAAGGATTTTCACAGGACTTGACCGATGTCAATGAAATTGTTAAAAAAGCCAACCATTCCGCATACTATAAAGGGAACGATGGTAAAGCCCGCGTCAAAATGACAATCAAAGATGCTCAGAACCGTGAACGCACAAGGGAATTAACTATCCTCCGTAAAAACATGGATGATAAAGATGAAGAACAACGCTTCTATGTATATTTCCACCAGCCCGCAGATGTGCGAGATACCGTCTTTATGGTTCACAAACATGTCGGTAAAGATGATGACCGCTGGCTATACCTTCCCGCTCTCGATGTTGTGAAACGAATTGCCGCATCCGATGAACGCACCAGTTTTGTCGGCTCTCATTTCTTTTATGAAGATGTCTCTGGTAGAGGTATTGATGAAGATAATCACGAATTAATCGAAACGACACAAAACTTCTATGTTATCAAAAATACCCCCAAAGACCCGAAAAGCGTTGAATTCGATTCTTATAAAGTTTATGTCCACAAAGGAACTTTTATCCCTGTAAAAGCAGAGTTTGAAAAAGGCGGTAAAGTTTATCGAGTTGCAGAAGCATTAGAAGTAAAAGAAATTCAGGGCTACCCCACTGTTATAAAATCAAAAATGACCGACACCAATATTGGTGGAGAAACCTTATTAGAATACTCCGATGTCCAGTATGATATTAACCTACCCGACGATATATTTACCGAAAGATACCTTAGAAAAGCCCCCAGAGAATACCTAAAATAA
- a CDS encoding MMPL family transporter: MNPGLKMVKFSVDHPKTVVGVMAIVTFVIIALVALPNLFPQSFPMLNKISIDTDPENMLSHKEAVRIFHNEMKKQFTIYEIVVLGIVNEKHPQGVFNADTLKKIYELTEFAKTLQWQNPNEPEKYDGVIASELIAPSTVDNVEQGGIGEVRFEWLMSSPPATDEEALEIKKKTERLPFLKDTLISEDGKAIALYIPITAKNQSYRVSKALEGKIATFKGDEKYYITGLPVANDTFGVEMFKQMAISSPLAMLVIFLLMLFFFRQLILILSPLIVAIVTTIWTMGLLVISGNTVHIMSSMIPVFIMPIAVLDSIHILSEFFERYTPQKPRKEILLSVMDTLFMPMLYTSLTTLAGFASLALTPNPPVQTFGIFIAVGVAIAWILTVTFIPAYAMLLSEKKLKNFGASVNKTSHEAEEHTLLAKILYALGKFTYNQYKLILLGTAIMIVIAIYGITQIEVNDNPTRWFKSTHKIRVADTVLNKHFGGTYMAYLALKSDESQFSFDNYQKGFKERLTKWFKENGADDANTNEITEKVYSEFINLHKQADNKELKSILESLQNWCGEQLNNANSETQDAWDLAERFVGLELQRSEIFKQPEILHYIDQLNDTMMKTGIVGKTNSLPTLIKTVHRELMGGDEKEYRIPESSRAVAQCIMTYEGSHRPQDIYHFVTPDYKSASIWVQLKSGDNKDMNKVVETIDTFIKDNPPPFPMKHDWYGLTYINVVWQKKMVIGMLEAFLGSFLVVLAMMIILFHSGLWGLLSMIPLTITIGAIYGALGLVGKYYDMPVAVLSSLTLGLAVDYAIHFLARGRVAYNETGSWEKAHMILFGETARALYRNIIVIALGFTPLLFAPLAPHITVGTFMASIMLFSGVGTLIILPALTRLFEPLLFPKTRFCSITCMCNTCIVTGITIVGAVAINIYQFLNIGWTTISWVSLIAIIILSIICFISSRRNQCKPCVEIPIENQNK; encoded by the coding sequence ATGAACCCAGGACTGAAAATGGTAAAGTTTTCTGTTGATCATCCTAAAACTGTAGTTGGTGTAATGGCAATAGTTACTTTCGTAATCATTGCCCTTGTGGCTCTTCCTAATTTATTTCCTCAATCATTTCCCATGCTAAACAAAATCAGTATTGATACAGACCCCGAAAATATGCTTAGCCACAAAGAGGCAGTGCGTATATTTCATAATGAGATGAAAAAGCAATTTACCATTTATGAAATTGTAGTTCTGGGTATTGTAAATGAAAAACATCCGCAGGGAGTATTTAATGCGGATACACTGAAAAAAATATACGAGTTAACGGAATTTGCAAAAACGCTTCAATGGCAAAATCCAAATGAGCCTGAAAAATATGATGGTGTTATAGCCAGTGAACTTATTGCTCCGTCCACTGTGGATAATGTCGAACAAGGAGGTATTGGAGAAGTTCGCTTTGAATGGCTTATGAGTTCCCCTCCTGCAACGGATGAAGAAGCATTAGAAATAAAGAAGAAAACGGAGCGACTTCCGTTCTTAAAGGATACGCTTATTTCTGAAGATGGGAAAGCAATAGCCTTATATATTCCTATCACAGCAAAGAATCAAAGTTATCGGGTTAGTAAAGCATTAGAGGGTAAAATAGCCACCTTTAAGGGGGATGAAAAATACTATATCACGGGATTACCTGTTGCCAACGATACCTTTGGGGTAGAGATGTTCAAACAAATGGCGATTTCTTCTCCTCTTGCTATGTTGGTTATTTTCTTACTGATGTTATTCTTTTTCCGTCAATTAATTTTAATCCTCTCCCCTCTTATTGTTGCGATTGTTACTACCATCTGGACTATGGGGCTTTTAGTAATTTCCGGTAATACCGTTCACATTATGAGTTCTATGATACCTGTGTTTATTATGCCCATAGCGGTATTGGATTCCATACATATCCTTTCCGAATTTTTTGAACGATACACTCCCCAAAAACCGAGAAAAGAGATTTTATTATCCGTAATGGATACCCTTTTTATGCCCATGTTATATACCTCATTGACAACACTTGCTGGATTTGCTTCGCTTGCTTTAACACCTAATCCACCCGTGCAGACCTTTGGTATATTCATTGCAGTTGGCGTTGCTATCGCATGGATTTTAACCGTAACCTTTATCCCTGCATATGCCATGCTTCTATCCGAAAAGAAACTCAAAAACTTCGGTGCCTCTGTGAATAAAACTTCTCATGAAGCAGAGGAACATACATTGCTTGCAAAGATTTTATATGCTCTCGGCAAATTCACTTATAATCAATATAAACTTATTCTTTTAGGCACGGCTATAATGATAGTCATTGCTATATATGGAATAACGCAAATAGAAGTTAATGACAATCCTACCCGATGGTTCAAATCTACCCATAAAATTAGAGTAGCGGATACAGTTTTGAATAAACATTTTGGCGGAACATATATGGCATATCTGGCTTTAAAATCGGATGAAAGTCAATTTTCATTTGATAATTATCAAAAAGGTTTTAAGGAAAGACTCACTAAATGGTTCAAAGAAAACGGAGCAGATGACGCAAATACTAATGAAATTACTGAAAAGGTTTATTCTGAATTCATCAATTTACATAAACAGGCAGATAATAAGGAATTAAAATCTATACTTGAATCGCTCCAGAATTGGTGTGGTGAACAACTCAACAATGCAAATAGTGAAACTCAGGATGCATGGGACCTTGCAGAAAGGTTTGTCGGCCTTGAACTCCAGAGGAGTGAGATATTCAAACAACCTGAAATCCTTCATTATATAGACCAATTAAATGACACCATGATGAAAACAGGAATTGTCGGGAAAACAAATTCTTTACCTACCCTTATAAAAACCGTTCATCGTGAACTTATGGGAGGTGATGAGAAGGAATATCGAATACCGGAAAGTTCCCGGGCTGTGGCTCAATGTATCATGACCTATGAAGGTAGCCATCGTCCTCAAGATATTTATCACTTCGTTACACCTGACTACAAATCTGCCAGTATCTGGGTTCAATTAAAAAGTGGTGACAACAAAGATATGAACAAAGTAGTTGAAACCATAGATACATTCATTAAAGATAATCCTCCCCCCTTCCCTATGAAGCACGACTGGTATGGTCTGACTTATATCAATGTCGTCTGGCAGAAAAAAATGGTCATAGGAATGTTAGAGGCCTTTTTAGGGTCGTTCCTTGTCGTTTTAGCGATGATGATAATCTTATTCCACTCGGGCTTATGGGGCTTACTCAGTATGATACCTCTGACAATTACTATCGGTGCTATCTATGGAGCCTTAGGGTTAGTTGGAAAATATTACGACATGCCTGTTGCTGTGTTATCATCATTAACTCTCGGTCTTGCAGTTGATTATGCCATTCACTTCCTCGCACGGGGCAGAGTTGCCTATAATGAAACGGGCTCGTGGGAAAAAGCCCACATGATTTTATTCGGAGAAACGGCACGGGCATTGTATCGGAATATCATCGTTATCGCCTTGGGCTTTACTCCATTATTGTTTGCACCACTTGCTCCCCATATTACGGTGGGAACTTTTATGGCTTCTATTATGCTTTTCTCCGGCGTAGGAACATTAATTATTCTACCTGCATTAACTCGACTTTTCGAACCGTTACTCTTTCCTAAAACACGGTTTTGCAGTATTACCTGCATGTGCAACACCTGCATCGTTACAGGGATTACAATTGTAGGTGCTGTTGCTATTAATATCTATCAGTTTCTAAATATTGGCTGGACTACTATCAGTTGGGTTTCGTTAATAGCCATTATCATCCTTTCTATAATTTGCTTCATTAGTTCTCGTAGAAATCAATGCAAACCTTGCGTTGAAATACCCATAGAAAATCAAAACAAATAA
- a CDS encoding DUF2892 domain-containing protein, translating into MTIERYLRLIAGSFVLLSVALAYLHSPYWLLFTAFVGLNLFQSGITNWCPMVWILEKLGVPHQK; encoded by the coding sequence ATGACAATTGAAAGATATTTAAGACTTATCGCAGGGAGTTTTGTGCTACTAAGTGTGGCTCTTGCCTATTTACACAGTCCCTACTGGCTATTATTCACCGCTTTTGTAGGGCTAAACCTTTTTCAATCGGGCATTACCAACTGGTGTCCAATGGTGTGGATATTAGAGAAATTAGGTGTTCCTCATCAAAAATAA